From Bacteroidales bacterium:
GATTGAATACATTATTGTAAATCACACAGAGCCAGATCATAGTGGTAGCGTTGGATTACTGCTTAATGAAGCTCCAAATGCTGTTGTGGTAGGTTCTGGTAATGCAATAAGATATTTGAAAGACTTGCTAAATAGAGATTTTGAGCATATCGTAGTTAAAGATGGCGACGTTCTCGACCTTGGCGGCGCGACTATGAAATTCATTGGTGCACCAAACTTGCATTGGCCCGACAGCATCTACACTTGGTATGAAGAGGAAAATCTGCTGTTTACTTGCGACTCGTTTGGCTCGCATTTCTGCCATGATGAGATGATTGATAATAAAGTAGGTAATTTCGATGAGGCTTTTGACTATTATTTTGACGTAATTCTGAAACCTTATAGCAAATTCCTTTTAAAAGCTATTGAGAAAATATCTACATTACCAATAAAAGCAATACTCACAGGGCATGGTCCTCTTTTGCTAAACGATTGGAAGCGATATGTAGGACGCTCAAAAAATAGAGCAGAGGAATATCTTAAAAATCCTGATAACACAAAGGTTTTGGTGGCTTACGTTTCCGCTTATGGCAAAACTACAGCTATAGCTAAAGAAATAGCAAGGGGAATTGAGTCTGAAAACAAGGCAAAAGCTCACCTTTTGGATATAGAAAATGCTCCTCTTGGCGAAATAGACGCATGTATAACCGCTTCAAGTGGTATAGTGGTAGGTTGCCCCACTATTAATCAAAATATATTGTTGCCTGCATACAAATTATTAGCAGCAGTTTCTCCTATAAGAGATAGGGGCAAGATTGCAGGCGCTTTTGGCTCCTATGGCTGGAGTGGGGAAGCGGCTCCAATATTGAAATCAGCGATGCAAAATTTAAAATTAGACTTCTGCGACGAAGGAGTTTTTGTAAAATTCACCGCCGGAGAAGAAGAATTGAAAATGGCGTATCAGTATGGAAA
This genomic window contains:
- a CDS encoding FprA family A-type flavoprotein codes for the protein MKDEKIIQISPKTSWVGVLDKDIVIFDVVMETKFGTTYNSYFINAEKKAVVETVKETFWSVYKEKLSKLTKLEEIEYIIVNHTEPDHSGSVGLLLNEAPNAVVVGSGNAIRYLKDLLNRDFEHIVVKDGDVLDLGGATMKFIGAPNLHWPDSIYTWYEEENLLFTCDSFGSHFCHDEMIDNKVGNFDEAFDYYFDVILKPYSKFLLKAIEKISTLPIKAILTGHGPLLLNDWKRYVGRSKNRAEEYLKNPDNTKVLVAYVSAYGKTTAIAKEIARGIESENKAKAHLLDIENAPLGEIDACITASSGIVVGCPTINQNILLPAYKLLAAVSPIRDRGKIAGAFGSYGWSGEAAPILKSAMQNLKLDFCDEGVFVKFTAGEEELKMAYQYGKKLAEKVLERQNN